Proteins found in one Paenibacillus wynnii genomic segment:
- a CDS encoding MotE family protein — MAKNEMELDNQESAGKFERFLFLMIPIIFTLVLLGVLLTLFNMDIRNNVLTVANKIPIVEKWVPDPPADPALDDKQQAEEQAASSETTIKELKAKLADQNEILRKVTEEKAAQETQVKALQSQIKSIEESASAAKEDTVSEEDAYQNQVTNLAKLYAGMKASKAAPIMENLTTEEMVQIFSVMNNASKTAILEKMTPETAAEVSVKLKEITTSTDLSIAALQSRLKKQSGTTASTSGSSTNLDKEKLNQTFTTMPAAEAAKLLSEMYKISPDKVVTILSSVGDSVRSSILGEMTKNDSTQTAMVVNRLMGAK, encoded by the coding sequence GTGGCGAAGAATGAAATGGAACTCGATAATCAAGAGTCAGCTGGTAAATTTGAGCGGTTTCTATTTTTAATGATACCTATTATTTTTACGCTGGTATTATTGGGAGTATTGCTGACCCTTTTTAATATGGATATCCGCAATAATGTGCTAACCGTTGCGAACAAAATACCGATAGTAGAAAAATGGGTTCCCGATCCACCAGCAGACCCTGCTTTGGATGATAAGCAGCAGGCTGAGGAACAGGCCGCCAGCTCAGAAACAACCATTAAAGAACTAAAAGCTAAGCTGGCTGATCAGAATGAAATCCTGAGAAAAGTTACTGAGGAAAAAGCGGCTCAGGAGACTCAGGTGAAGGCCCTTCAATCACAGATTAAAAGTATTGAAGAGTCAGCATCCGCTGCTAAAGAAGATACGGTTAGCGAAGAGGATGCCTACCAAAATCAGGTTACCAACTTAGCCAAACTATACGCGGGAATGAAGGCATCCAAAGCAGCACCGATTATGGAGAATCTAACGACAGAAGAAATGGTGCAAATCTTCAGCGTCATGAACAATGCGAGTAAAACTGCTATTCTGGAAAAAATGACCCCTGAAACGGCTGCCGAGGTATCTGTAAAGTTAAAGGAAATTACAACTTCAACGGATTTGTCGATTGCGGCCCTTCAATCAAGATTGAAGAAACAGTCCGGTACAACAGCATCCACATCTGGAAGCAGTACAAACCTTGATAAGGAAAAGCTTAACCAAACGTTTACCACTATGCCGGCTGCTGAAGCAGCTAAGCTGTTGAGTGAGATGTACAAAATCAGTCCAGATAAAGTGGTTACGATTTTGAGCAGTGTTGGTGATAGTGTGAGATCCTCTATCTTGGGGGAAATGACCAAAAATGATAGTACACAGACAGCTATGGTTGTTAACCGCTTAATGGGCGCTAAATAA
- the fliJ gene encoding flagellar export protein FliJ has translation MKFHYPFQKVVDLKGNEKTQAEWILSTALGELQAQEKSLNELMVQRSDVILSLQSSVEQRTSMNKIRELQDYVDYLDKCITRKHSEIFYANQEVQHKQEQLSTKVLDEKVWLKAKDKAQVLFQHSMNLREQNELDEIATVRFAMKSL, from the coding sequence ATGAAATTTCATTATCCTTTTCAAAAAGTTGTGGACTTGAAGGGCAATGAAAAGACACAGGCGGAGTGGATACTTTCAACCGCGCTTGGGGAGCTGCAAGCCCAAGAAAAAAGTCTTAATGAATTGATGGTTCAGCGAAGTGATGTCATTCTTTCTTTGCAAAGTTCAGTAGAACAGAGAACATCAATGAATAAAATTCGCGAATTACAGGACTATGTGGACTATCTCGATAAATGTATTACCCGTAAGCATTCAGAGATCTTTTATGCAAATCAGGAAGTACAACATAAGCAAGAACAGCTAAGTACAAAGGTTTTGGATGAAAAGGTGTGGCTGAAAGCTAAGGATAAGGCTCAGGTGCTGTTTCAGCATAGCATGAATTTACGGGAACAAAACGAATTGGATGAGATAGCTACGGTCCGATTCGCGATGAAATCCCTCTAA
- the fliI gene encoding flagellar protein export ATPase FliI, which translates to MVKKMLDSKRYKEQLLNFDPVRVNGKVTQVIGLMVESEGPDASIGDVCFIYPTKGTKPLKAEVVGFRDNKVLLMPLGELQAIGPGCDVVGTGKPLSVQVGSELLGKVLDGLGQPLDGSLIPARMPHSSTFNIPSNPLNRPRVQEPISIGVRAIDGLLTIGKGQRVGIFAGSGVGKSTLMGMIARNTSADVNVIALIGERGREVLDFIERDLGPEGLQRSVVIVATSDQPALIRIKGALIATTIAEYFRDRGLNVMLMMDSVTRYAMAQREVGLAVGEPPAMRGYTPSVFASLPKLLERAGTGPLGSITAFYTVLVDGDDMNEPIADAVRGILDGHIVLNRSIANKGHFPAIDVLSSISRVMKDIATEEQIDAAENVKRLMAVYKDSEDLINIGAYQRGSNAQIDESIQYIDSIWNFTKQKVNEKVTLAEVQESLISQFSRS; encoded by the coding sequence ATGGTGAAGAAAATGCTTGATAGTAAGCGTTATAAAGAACAATTGCTGAATTTTGATCCCGTCAGAGTTAACGGTAAAGTCACTCAGGTTATCGGCCTCATGGTTGAATCCGAAGGTCCGGATGCTAGCATAGGTGATGTATGTTTCATCTACCCCACTAAAGGGACTAAGCCGCTTAAGGCTGAAGTTGTTGGATTCCGGGATAATAAAGTACTTCTGATGCCTTTGGGTGAACTGCAAGCCATTGGTCCTGGCTGTGATGTAGTGGGAACTGGCAAACCATTGAGTGTTCAAGTAGGTTCTGAGCTTCTCGGTAAGGTATTGGATGGATTGGGTCAACCGTTGGACGGTTCACTCATTCCGGCTCGTATGCCGCATAGCTCGACCTTCAACATTCCGTCTAATCCATTGAACCGCCCGAGAGTGCAGGAGCCAATTAGTATAGGGGTTAGAGCAATTGACGGGTTGTTGACTATTGGCAAAGGACAGCGGGTTGGCATATTTGCAGGTTCAGGTGTTGGTAAAAGTACACTGATGGGTATGATCGCTCGAAATACATCGGCAGATGTAAACGTTATTGCTTTGATAGGTGAGCGGGGCAGGGAAGTTTTAGACTTCATAGAACGTGATTTAGGACCTGAGGGTCTACAACGTTCTGTAGTAATTGTAGCTACCTCTGACCAGCCGGCACTCATAAGAATTAAAGGTGCATTAATCGCCACAACGATTGCTGAGTACTTCCGGGATCGCGGACTAAATGTCATGCTGATGATGGATTCTGTTACCCGGTACGCGATGGCGCAACGTGAAGTGGGTCTCGCAGTTGGTGAACCACCAGCTATGCGAGGGTATACACCATCCGTGTTCGCGAGCCTTCCCAAGCTGCTTGAAAGGGCTGGTACAGGGCCTCTAGGTTCAATAACTGCCTTTTACACCGTTCTGGTTGATGGAGATGACATGAACGAGCCTATTGCGGATGCCGTTCGGGGGATTCTGGACGGTCATATTGTTCTAAATCGAAGTATTGCTAACAAAGGTCACTTTCCTGCAATTGATGTACTATCTAGTATTAGTCGGGTTATGAAAGATATAGCGACTGAAGAACAAATAGATGCTGCAGAGAATGTAAAAAGACTAATGGCGGTGTACAAGGATTCGGAAGATTTAATTAATATCGGGGCCTATCAGAGAGGCTCTAACGCGCAAATTGACGAGTCCATCCAATATATCGACAGCATTTGGAATTTCACCAAACAAAAGGTGAATGAGAAAGTTACGTTAGCCGAAGTTCAAGAATCCTTAATTTCACAATTCTCAAGGAGTTGA
- a CDS encoding FliH/SctL family protein has product MSKLIKHSQYVPLDVLKRLEQARHYAGLSHELGSEEPAVEIHYHDPSREEAELARKQMLRDAQEFAEGQVRNASEEAEFIKESARAEVEQWWLQRREQDEHLIEVVKSEGYQQGYQEGVSQAEEEMKRKVAEMMEEARNVLADAHRARDVIIQEAEPFLVELSCGIAEKIVEKQLTIEPEFTMDLIKKNLARKREQGLISLCVSPSQFIFVNAAREELALAIDSQAELQILPDSMVKDHGCVIRSSFGSIDARIDTQLAEIKKELLRIALDTEEGKNGEENA; this is encoded by the coding sequence TTGTCTAAGCTGATCAAACACTCCCAATACGTCCCTCTAGATGTTCTGAAAAGACTGGAACAAGCCAGGCATTACGCGGGCCTGTCCCATGAGCTTGGTTCAGAAGAACCTGCTGTTGAGATTCACTATCATGACCCTTCACGGGAGGAAGCTGAACTTGCCCGCAAGCAGATGCTTCGAGATGCTCAGGAGTTTGCTGAGGGGCAAGTAAGAAATGCCTCGGAAGAAGCTGAATTCATCAAAGAGTCGGCTCGTGCGGAAGTTGAACAATGGTGGCTTCAGCGGCGGGAACAAGATGAACATCTCATAGAGGTAGTGAAGTCTGAAGGTTATCAGCAAGGTTATCAGGAGGGTGTCTCTCAGGCTGAGGAAGAAATGAAGCGGAAAGTTGCCGAAATGATGGAAGAAGCTAGAAATGTACTAGCAGATGCTCACAGGGCAAGAGACGTCATCATTCAGGAAGCTGAACCCTTTTTGGTAGAACTTAGCTGCGGCATTGCCGAGAAAATTGTGGAGAAACAGCTTACGATAGAGCCCGAGTTCACTATGGATTTAATAAAAAAGAATTTAGCGCGCAAACGTGAGCAGGGGTTGATCTCCCTTTGTGTATCTCCATCCCAGTTCATATTCGTAAACGCAGCCCGGGAAGAACTGGCGCTCGCAATTGATTCACAGGCTGAACTGCAAATTTTGCCTGATTCGATGGTTAAGGATCACGGTTGTGTAATCCGATCTTCATTTGGCAGTATTGATGCACGAATCGACACCCAGCTTGCGGAGATCAAGAAAGAGCTTTTAAGAATCGCTCTGGATACCGAGGAAGGCAAAAATGGTGAAGAAAATGCTTGA
- the fliG gene encoding flagellar motor switch protein FliG — MAKASQQGLSGRQKAAILLITLGPEVSAQIFKHLRDEEIEQLTLEIANVRKVDSGEKESIMSEFHQICLAQEYISQGGINYAKEILEKALGQTKAMEVINRLTATLQVRPFDFARKADPNQILNFIQNENVQTIALVLSYLQFEQAAAILSSLPQEKQAEVARRIAIMDSTSPEVISQIERVLEQKLSATVTQDYTNAGGIESIVQILNGVDRGTERTILDSLEIQDPELAEEIKKRMFVFEDIVNVDNRSIQRIIRDIENADLQLALKVASEEVRDVIFRNMSKRMAETFREEMEYMGPVRLRDVEEAQTRIVGTIRRLEESGEIIIARGGGDDIIV; from the coding sequence ATGGCAAAAGCTAGCCAGCAGGGATTAAGCGGTCGACAAAAAGCCGCAATCCTGCTTATCACACTAGGACCTGAAGTATCGGCTCAAATATTCAAACATCTTCGGGATGAGGAAATTGAACAACTGACGCTTGAAATTGCCAATGTCCGCAAAGTTGACAGTGGTGAAAAGGAATCAATCATGTCAGAGTTTCACCAGATATGTCTTGCTCAGGAATATATATCACAAGGCGGTATTAACTACGCCAAAGAAATTTTGGAGAAGGCGCTCGGTCAGACAAAAGCGATGGAAGTCATTAATCGTTTGACAGCTACCTTGCAAGTTAGACCATTTGACTTTGCACGTAAAGCCGATCCGAATCAAATTCTCAACTTTATTCAGAACGAGAATGTTCAGACGATCGCACTAGTGCTATCGTATCTCCAGTTTGAACAGGCTGCAGCGATCCTCTCCTCTCTTCCTCAGGAGAAACAAGCCGAGGTGGCAAGACGGATTGCTATTATGGACAGTACTTCTCCTGAAGTTATTTCTCAAATTGAACGCGTTCTGGAACAGAAGCTGTCAGCAACGGTTACACAGGATTATACAAATGCTGGCGGTATCGAATCTATCGTTCAAATTCTGAATGGAGTAGACCGAGGGACGGAACGAACCATTCTGGATTCCCTAGAAATACAGGATCCGGAACTTGCCGAAGAAATCAAAAAGCGGATGTTCGTATTCGAGGATATTGTCAATGTGGATAACCGTTCAATTCAACGGATTATCAGAGATATCGAGAATGCAGATCTGCAGTTGGCATTGAAGGTCGCAAGCGAAGAAGTTCGAGACGTTATTTTCCGAAATATGTCCAAGCGTATGGCAGAAACATTCAGGGAAGAAATGGAGTACATGGGACCCGTTCGGTTGCGTGATGTAGAAGAAGCGCAGACCCGAATTGTAGGAACCATCCGCAGGTTGGAAGAGTCCGGTGAAATCATCATCGCACGTGGTGGAGGAGATGACATTATTGTCTAA
- the fliF gene encoding flagellar basal-body MS-ring/collar protein FliF: MNERFAQYRDKGVQYWNRFSSRQKILFFSTLFIIIIVIVVITMQLSKTEYEVAFQDLDSTDSAAVMTYLDSSGISYQLSTDGKSISVPSTEAARIKVDVGSQGIVQGGSIGYKVFDENSSMIGTTDNEFNVKYNNALNGEVEQLMRRMQGIKDAKVLINLPKETVFASQADQEKASASVVLSFNPGFRPSQENIDGYFNLVKTAVPNLPIENITIANNEVELKPTSMGGQAGVSSQVEENFTMQKKFEEEVKKNVKQFLSTLTGPDKVDVLVFSKLNFDKESRKEDLVSPVDNENMKGIEISSQIISNSFSGQGNTSGGVAGTGSQDVAGYPSGTDTGTSSSEESSETRNYEVNHITKDIIASPYTVKDLTINVAVEPPSGQTTLDQPTKDAIQNILVNIVRASLADSGIDYTDADLSKKVSVYSQQFGSNAAAAAAGKLANWMIWAIGAGALVIGAGAGYLFYRSRRKKAEEEEEDVPLQVPTEFPSINMDSITNESQVRKQLESLAKKKPDEFVNLLRTWLADEQR, translated from the coding sequence CACTGTTTATCATTATTATTGTCATCGTTGTTATAACGATGCAGCTTTCAAAAACCGAGTATGAGGTAGCCTTTCAGGATTTGGATAGTACGGATTCGGCTGCAGTTATGACTTATTTGGATTCATCGGGTATTTCATACCAATTAAGCACGGATGGGAAGAGCATCTCTGTACCAAGTACGGAGGCTGCCCGGATTAAAGTGGACGTAGGTTCTCAGGGGATCGTTCAGGGAGGGTCTATAGGGTATAAAGTATTTGATGAAAACTCTTCAATGATCGGAACGACAGACAATGAGTTTAATGTAAAGTATAATAATGCGCTTAATGGTGAAGTTGAACAATTAATGAGAAGAATGCAAGGGATTAAAGACGCAAAGGTATTAATTAATTTGCCGAAAGAGACGGTATTTGCATCGCAGGCAGATCAAGAGAAGGCCTCTGCTTCAGTAGTGCTATCGTTCAATCCTGGGTTTAGACCGAGTCAGGAGAATATTGACGGTTATTTCAACCTTGTTAAAACAGCGGTTCCTAATCTTCCGATTGAGAATATTACGATTGCTAACAATGAAGTTGAACTTAAACCTACATCAATGGGTGGTCAAGCAGGGGTATCAAGTCAGGTTGAAGAGAACTTTACTATGCAGAAGAAATTCGAAGAAGAAGTCAAAAAGAATGTAAAACAATTTCTTAGTACCCTGACAGGTCCTGACAAAGTAGACGTTCTAGTATTTTCAAAGCTGAACTTTGATAAAGAGAGCCGCAAGGAAGATTTGGTATCGCCAGTGGATAATGAGAATATGAAGGGAATTGAAATCAGTTCTCAAATTATTAGTAATTCATTTTCAGGACAAGGGAATACGAGTGGTGGTGTAGCGGGTACTGGTTCACAGGATGTGGCAGGTTATCCTTCGGGTACTGATACTGGAACTTCCTCTTCTGAGGAATCATCTGAGACCAGGAACTATGAAGTTAACCATATTACCAAGGATATTATAGCTAGCCCATACACTGTTAAAGATTTAACCATAAATGTCGCAGTTGAACCACCTTCAGGTCAAACAACTTTGGATCAACCGACAAAAGACGCTATCCAAAACATTTTAGTGAATATTGTGCGCGCTTCATTGGCTGATTCTGGAATTGACTATACAGACGCAGACTTGAGTAAAAAGGTTTCGGTGTACTCCCAACAATTTGGTAGCAACGCTGCAGCTGCTGCTGCGGGCAAGCTGGCAAACTGGATGATATGGGCAATCGGAGCAGGAGCACTAGTTATTGGAGCAGGAGCGGGTTATCTCTTCTATCGGAGTCGCAGAAAGAAAGCGGAAGAGGAAGAAGAAGATGTACCGTTACAGGTTCCGACTGAGTTTCCATCCATCAATATGGATAGCATAACGAACGAAAGTCAAGTACGTAAACAGTTGGAAAGTCTAGCCAAGAAGAAGCCGGATGAATTCGTAAATCTTCTGCGTACATGGCTTGCTGATGAACAGAGGTGA